In a genomic window of Leifsonia xyli subsp. cynodontis DSM 46306:
- a CDS encoding DNA-methyltransferase — protein MLESAPAESEFRTADPFVRTAADSADTAPLWHPDAPDTVVRADNVSVVTALPDGAFRLIYLDPPFNTGRPQARQRTTSVRSESGSVIGFKGRSYERIKGDLLSYDDRFDDYWQFLEPRLIEAWRVLADDGTLYLHLDYREAHYAKVLLDALFGRECFLNEIVWAYDYGAKAKNRWPAKHDTILVYVKSPRGYFFDSTAVDREPYMAPGLVTPEKAELGKLPTDVWWHTIVSPTGREKTGYPTQKPEGILRRIVQASSREGDWVLDFFAGSGTTGAVAAGLGRRFLLVDSSPDAVAVMRERFAAAVRPVRFVG, from the coding sequence ATGCTCGAATCCGCCCCCGCTGAATCCGAGTTCAGGACCGCTGACCCCTTTGTCAGGACAGCCGCGGACTCAGCGGACACTGCGCCGCTCTGGCATCCCGATGCACCGGACACCGTCGTGCGCGCCGACAACGTGAGCGTCGTGACTGCTCTGCCGGACGGCGCCTTCCGGCTCATCTACCTCGACCCGCCATTCAACACCGGAAGGCCGCAGGCGCGGCAGCGGACCACGTCCGTGCGCTCCGAGAGCGGCAGTGTGATCGGGTTCAAAGGCCGCAGCTATGAGCGGATCAAGGGCGATCTGCTCAGCTATGACGACCGCTTCGACGACTACTGGCAGTTTCTGGAGCCGCGTCTGATCGAAGCGTGGCGGGTCCTCGCCGACGACGGCACGCTGTACCTCCACCTCGACTACCGTGAGGCCCACTACGCGAAGGTGCTCCTGGACGCGCTGTTCGGCCGCGAATGCTTCCTGAACGAGATCGTCTGGGCCTACGACTACGGGGCGAAGGCCAAGAACCGCTGGCCCGCCAAGCACGACACCATCCTCGTCTACGTGAAGAGCCCGCGCGGCTACTTCTTCGACTCCACCGCGGTCGACCGGGAGCCGTATATGGCGCCCGGGCTGGTCACGCCCGAGAAGGCTGAGCTCGGCAAGCTGCCGACCGATGTCTGGTGGCATACGATCGTGTCGCCGACCGGGCGGGAGAAGACTGGGTACCCGACGCAGAAGCCGGAGGGCATCCTGCGCCGCATCGTGCAGGCCTCCAGCCGCGAGGGCGACTGGGTTCTCGACTTCTTCGCCGGCAGCGGAACGACGGGCGCGGTCGCCGCCGGGCTGGGCCGGCGCTTCCTGCTGGTCGACAGCAGTCCGGACGCTGTCGCGGTGATGCGTGAGCGATTCGCCGCCGCAGTGCGCCCGGTACGGTTCGTGGGCTGA
- a CDS encoding lipoate--protein ligase family protein yields the protein MHGEYKVPGGKLVVVDLEVVDGTISGFRLAGDFFLEPDLALEAIDGAVNGLSAEADAKTIAAAVKEALPEGALLLGFSPEAVAVAIRRALARATNWRDYDWEIVHPEPLSPRTHLALDEVLTAEVGEGRRGPTLRIWEWEEPAVVIGSFQSVRNEVDPQNAEKYGIQVVRRITGGGAMFMEAGSVITYSIYAPADLVQGMSFADSYAFLDEWAIVALRSLGIDASYVPLNDIASPKGKIGGAAQKRLGSGAVLHHVTMSYDIDGRKMTEVLRIGREKISDKGIASAAKRVDPLRSQTGLSRAEIIEQLKLTFRVFSGAKDGDITEAEYAAAERLVREKFDTDEWLYRVP from the coding sequence ATGCATGGTGAGTACAAGGTTCCAGGGGGCAAACTCGTCGTCGTCGACCTGGAGGTCGTGGATGGCACGATCAGCGGGTTCCGACTGGCTGGCGATTTCTTCCTCGAGCCGGACTTGGCGCTGGAGGCGATCGACGGCGCCGTGAACGGCCTGTCGGCCGAGGCCGATGCGAAGACGATCGCTGCCGCCGTGAAGGAGGCGCTGCCGGAGGGCGCTCTGCTGCTGGGCTTCTCGCCGGAGGCGGTCGCTGTCGCGATCCGCCGTGCGCTCGCCCGCGCGACGAACTGGCGCGACTACGACTGGGAGATCGTGCATCCCGAGCCGCTGTCGCCGCGGACGCACCTCGCTCTGGACGAAGTGCTGACCGCGGAGGTCGGGGAGGGCCGCCGCGGACCGACGCTGCGGATCTGGGAGTGGGAGGAGCCGGCGGTCGTCATCGGCAGCTTCCAGTCGGTGAGGAACGAGGTGGACCCGCAGAACGCGGAGAAGTACGGCATCCAGGTCGTCCGGCGCATCACCGGCGGCGGTGCGATGTTCATGGAGGCCGGTTCGGTCATCACCTACTCGATCTACGCGCCCGCAGACCTCGTGCAGGGGATGAGCTTCGCGGACAGCTATGCGTTCCTGGACGAGTGGGCGATCGTCGCGCTGAGGTCGCTCGGAATCGACGCCAGCTATGTCCCGCTCAACGACATCGCCAGTCCGAAAGGCAAGATCGGCGGTGCGGCCCAGAAGCGGCTGGGCTCTGGCGCTGTGCTGCACCACGTCACGATGAGCTACGACATCGACGGCCGGAAGATGACCGAGGTGCTCCGGATCGGCCGGGAGAAGATCAGCGACAAGGGCATCGCGAGCGCAGCGAAACGTGTCGACCCGCTGCGGAGTCAGACCGGCCTGAGCCGTGCGGAGATCATCGAGCAGCTGAAGCTGACTTTCCGGGTCTTCTCCGGCGCGAAGGACGGGGATATCACCGAAGCGGAATACGCTGCGGCCGAACGGCTCGTGCGGGAGAAGTTCGACACGGACGAATGGCTCTATCGAGTGCCTTGA
- a CDS encoding alpha/beta fold hydrolase: MEHDYRADDGLRIFYDVYPAQETRAVIQLAHGVGEHAGRYAALAGRLAAHGYTVYADDHRGHGRTGMAQWNGDTARLGRLGPGGVRAAVRDLRDFGGRIRAESPGLPLVLIGHSWGSLMGQMVLNGHSDKYDAAVLSGTAYRVLGSMNSGDLNKRHTHLGATGAEWLSRDPAVAEAFAADLLTTGVPLQKLFGLADAARLLGRPQRGASRMTCRSSCRWATTIRWAAPHRCASWSPPTATAPVCPT; this comes from the coding sequence ATGGAGCACGACTACAGGGCCGACGACGGCCTGCGGATCTTCTACGATGTCTATCCCGCCCAGGAGACGCGCGCCGTCATCCAGCTGGCGCACGGCGTGGGGGAGCACGCTGGCCGGTACGCCGCGCTGGCCGGGCGGCTCGCGGCGCACGGGTACACCGTCTACGCGGACGACCACCGCGGCCACGGCCGCACGGGGATGGCGCAGTGGAACGGGGACACTGCCCGCCTCGGCCGCCTCGGCCCCGGCGGGGTGCGGGCGGCCGTTCGCGATCTGCGCGATTTCGGCGGCCGCATCCGCGCTGAGAGCCCGGGCCTGCCGCTCGTCCTCATCGGCCACAGCTGGGGCTCGCTCATGGGGCAGATGGTGCTCAACGGCCACAGCGACAAGTACGACGCGGCCGTGCTCTCCGGCACGGCCTACCGCGTCCTCGGGTCGATGAACTCGGGCGATCTCAACAAGCGGCACACGCATCTCGGCGCCACCGGCGCCGAGTGGCTCAGCCGGGACCCGGCGGTGGCCGAGGCGTTCGCCGCGGACCTGTTGACGACAGGGGTTCCGTTGCAGAAGCTGTTCGGGCTGGCGGATGCCGCCCGGCTGCTCGGGCGTCCGCAGCGCGGAGCTTCGCGCATGACCTGCCGCTCCTCCTGCAGGTGGGCGACGACGATCCGCTGGGCGGCGCCGCATCGGTGCGCAAGCTGGAGTCCGCCTACCGCCACCGCTCCGGTCTGTCCGACGTGA
- a CDS encoding MarR family winged helix-turn-helix transcriptional regulator: MRARLSTHDLSSTLRVAVARLSRRLRAEKEDDKLNDTQTSTLAFLVREGSGTIGRLSEHEHVKPPSMNRTVNHLEHAGYIERTAHADDGRKVVVVPTPSGRRLVEETRRRRDAWLHQRLNALSTDQRATLAEAAAILRELADS; encoded by the coding sequence ATGAGAGCCCGTCTCTCCACCCACGATCTCAGCAGCACGCTGCGTGTGGCCGTCGCGCGCCTCTCCCGCCGCCTCCGCGCCGAAAAGGAGGACGACAAGCTGAACGACACCCAGACCTCCACCCTCGCTTTCCTCGTGCGCGAAGGCTCGGGCACGATCGGCCGGCTGAGCGAGCACGAGCACGTCAAGCCCCCCTCCATGAACCGCACCGTCAACCATCTGGAGCACGCCGGCTACATCGAGCGCACCGCGCACGCGGACGACGGCCGCAAAGTGGTCGTCGTCCCGACGCCATCCGGACGCCGGCTCGTGGAGGAGACCCGCCGCCGCCGCGACGCCTGGCTGCACCAGCGGCTGAACGCCCTCAGCACCGACCAGCGCGCGACCCTGGCCGAGGCCGCCGCGATCCTGCGAGAGCTCGCCGACTCGTGA
- a CDS encoding MFS transporter, with translation MFRSLAGVNYRIWAAGALVSNIGTWMQRTAQDWIVLTQLTQNNATAVGFVMALQFGPQLLLLPITGWAADHLDRRRLLLATQGAMGALGLVLGLLTVTGAVQLWHVYAFALALGVVAAFDAPARQTFVSELVAGPNLSNAVALNSASFNAARLIGPAIAGLLTAAIGAGWVFLINAGTFGAVLLSLTLLRREQLYRTERAKRSPGSLIDGFRYVRQRPDILVILIMVFLIGTFGLNFPIFISTMSVSVFHRGAGEYGVLSSVMAIGSVAGALLSARRERPRVALLFAGAALFGVGCAIAAVMPVYGLFALALILIGVSAQTLMTTANGAVQLTTDPALRGRVMAIYMAIFMGGTPLGAPIVGWVADAFGPRWAMGVGAASGLAAALVGIVYLVSHRGMRLRFDGIRPRVTMDTRERLREELEGAEATATRAS, from the coding sequence ATGTTCCGCTCCCTCGCCGGGGTGAACTACCGCATCTGGGCCGCCGGAGCGCTCGTCTCCAACATCGGCACCTGGATGCAGCGCACGGCCCAGGACTGGATCGTCCTCACCCAGCTCACCCAGAACAACGCCACCGCCGTCGGCTTCGTCATGGCCCTCCAGTTCGGGCCGCAGCTGCTCCTGCTCCCCATCACGGGATGGGCAGCCGACCACCTCGATCGGCGCAGGCTGCTCCTGGCGACGCAGGGGGCGATGGGGGCGCTCGGCCTCGTGCTCGGCCTCCTCACCGTCACCGGGGCCGTCCAGCTCTGGCACGTCTACGCCTTCGCCCTCGCGCTCGGCGTGGTCGCCGCCTTCGACGCCCCCGCCCGCCAGACCTTCGTCTCCGAGCTGGTCGCCGGGCCGAACCTGTCGAACGCGGTGGCGCTCAACTCGGCCTCGTTCAACGCCGCCCGGCTGATCGGCCCGGCCATCGCCGGTCTCCTCACCGCCGCCATCGGCGCGGGCTGGGTCTTCCTCATCAACGCGGGGACCTTCGGCGCGGTGCTGCTCTCGCTGACCCTGCTGCGCCGGGAACAGCTGTATCGCACCGAGCGGGCCAAACGCTCCCCGGGCAGCCTCATCGACGGGTTCCGCTACGTGCGACAACGCCCCGACATCCTCGTCATCCTGATCATGGTGTTCCTGATCGGAACCTTCGGCCTCAACTTCCCGATCTTCATCTCGACCATGTCGGTGAGCGTGTTCCACCGGGGCGCGGGCGAGTACGGCGTCCTGTCGTCGGTCATGGCGATCGGCTCCGTCGCCGGTGCGCTGCTGTCCGCCCGGCGCGAGCGGCCGCGAGTGGCGCTGCTGTTCGCCGGCGCGGCCCTGTTCGGAGTGGGATGCGCGATCGCAGCGGTCATGCCCGTCTACGGACTCTTCGCCCTCGCACTGATCCTCATCGGCGTCTCCGCGCAAACGCTCATGACCACCGCGAACGGCGCGGTCCAGCTGACGACGGACCCGGCGCTCCGCGGCCGCGTCATGGCCATCTACATGGCGATCTTCATGGGTGGAACTCCTCTCGGCGCCCCCATCGTCGGCTGGGTCGCCGACGCCTTTGGCCCACGCTGGGCGATGGGCGTCGGTGCGGCCAGCGGCTTGGCGGCGGCCCTCGTGGGCATCGTCTACCTCGTGAGCCACCGCGGGATGCGGCTGCGGTTCGACGGCATCCGGCCGCGCGTGACGATGGACACGCGCGAGCGGCTGCGCGAAGAGCTGGAAGGAGCCGAAGCGACGGCCACGCGGGCGTCATGA
- a CDS encoding RHS repeat domain-containing protein: MTSEPVSTGGSRTTTSSTAFAGAWGLSVTQQVVSSDAPATCATTVYAAVNAAANLVGSVSEVLTTSGACDQSGTVGADRLISGVRTAYDGAAVGAAPTRGEVTMTEAVTEMSGAAKTWTVASTSVYDGLGRPVEVTDVLGRVSKTAYTPATTGGPTTRVETTNPVGWVSSTVLDPARGAELSVTDENGKVTSATYDALGRRTAVWLPNRAQADNASSPSSAFAYGVSQTQASTVTTKTLIPGGTKTTIEVVDGLGRLVQSQAPAVGSGGVNTDTAYDSQGRTVSTTRPYWATEAPNGKLFVPTSMAQVPSRTDTVFDAAGRTTASVLYTYGDETSRTRYAYPGADRTDMVPPAGGTPTSTFTNSRGEKTKLVQYQGAGIAGAGLATTYEYNPGGKMTGMVDPAGNRWAWQYDLKGNQVVADDPDSGRTVSVYDLAGNVLSTTDARGQVLAYTYDQLNRKTAKYSDSTSGALLASWSFDTLAKGKPTSSTTGAAGADTQCFRYDYLHQLTEAWTPKSSDCAPTPTTAYKVSTLYTQTTGEVSQITLPAIGGLSQERLYYVYDGVGNLDSISGSTMYGIVSYTPTGQVSQIRRGSSGKMLYTGFGYDPGTGLVNQSIDTSYVGGYVREADRRITRNAVGGIVKIASTSERAGVAADTQCFGYDGLQQLTEAWTPASGDCGASPSVAGLGGPAAYWTSYGVDAATGNRTSTTTHTAGGDTTTAYVYPAAGGVRPHAATVIGAGEYAYDASGNTVARPGQALSWDESGKLSTVTTEEGVQSRVYDAEGNVLLQTGPEVGVGSNSGRNT, from the coding sequence GTGACCAGCGAGCCGGTGTCCACTGGGGGGAGCCGGACGACGACGTCGTCCACGGCGTTCGCGGGGGCGTGGGGGTTGTCGGTGACGCAGCAGGTGGTGTCCAGTGACGCGCCTGCGACGTGTGCGACGACGGTGTATGCGGCGGTGAACGCGGCGGCGAACCTGGTCGGTTCAGTTTCCGAGGTGCTGACCACCTCCGGGGCGTGTGATCAGTCCGGAACGGTGGGTGCGGATCGGCTGATCAGCGGAGTCCGCACCGCCTACGACGGGGCCGCGGTCGGTGCGGCGCCGACGCGGGGGGAGGTGACCATGACCGAGGCGGTCACCGAGATGTCGGGTGCGGCGAAGACGTGGACGGTCGCCTCCACGAGCGTGTACGACGGCCTGGGGCGGCCGGTTGAGGTGACGGATGTGTTGGGGCGGGTGTCGAAGACCGCCTACACGCCCGCCACTACGGGGGGCCCGACGACGAGGGTGGAGACCACGAATCCGGTCGGGTGGGTATCGAGCACGGTGCTGGATCCGGCACGCGGCGCGGAGTTGTCAGTGACGGATGAAAACGGGAAGGTCACCTCGGCGACGTACGATGCGCTCGGCCGCCGCACCGCAGTCTGGCTCCCGAACCGGGCGCAGGCGGACAACGCCTCCTCCCCGTCGAGCGCGTTCGCCTATGGGGTGTCGCAGACGCAGGCATCGACGGTGACGACGAAGACGCTGATCCCGGGTGGGACGAAGACCACGATCGAGGTGGTCGATGGTCTCGGCCGTCTGGTGCAGTCGCAGGCGCCCGCGGTCGGTTCCGGTGGGGTGAACACGGACACGGCTTATGATTCCCAGGGTCGGACGGTGTCGACCACGAGGCCGTATTGGGCGACCGAGGCGCCGAATGGCAAGCTGTTCGTGCCGACGAGTATGGCTCAGGTGCCTTCCCGCACGGACACGGTGTTCGATGCGGCGGGGCGGACTACCGCGAGTGTTCTGTATACGTATGGGGATGAGACGTCCCGGACGAGGTATGCGTATCCGGGGGCGGATCGCACCGATATGGTGCCACCGGCTGGGGGCACCCCGACGAGTACGTTCACGAACTCGCGGGGGGAGAAGACGAAGCTGGTCCAGTACCAGGGAGCGGGGATCGCTGGTGCCGGGTTGGCCACCACGTATGAGTACAACCCGGGCGGGAAGATGACCGGCATGGTCGATCCTGCGGGCAATAGGTGGGCGTGGCAGTACGACCTGAAAGGCAACCAGGTTGTCGCCGACGACCCGGACTCCGGTCGCACGGTGAGTGTCTATGATCTGGCGGGGAATGTGCTGTCCACCACGGACGCGCGCGGGCAGGTGTTGGCGTACACGTATGACCAGTTGAACCGGAAGACGGCGAAATACTCCGATTCTACCAGTGGTGCGTTGCTGGCGTCGTGGTCGTTCGACACGTTGGCTAAGGGCAAACCGACCTCTTCCACCACCGGCGCGGCCGGCGCGGATACGCAGTGCTTCCGCTATGACTACCTCCACCAGCTCACCGAAGCGTGGACGCCGAAGAGCAGCGACTGCGCACCCACCCCCACCACGGCCTACAAGGTGTCGACGCTGTATACGCAGACGACGGGGGAGGTGTCCCAGATCACGTTGCCGGCGATCGGGGGGTTGTCGCAGGAGCGGTTGTATTACGTGTATGACGGGGTGGGGAATCTGGACTCGATTTCGGGTTCGACGATGTACGGGATCGTGTCGTATACGCCGACGGGTCAGGTGTCGCAGATCAGGCGGGGGAGTTCGGGGAAGATGCTGTATACCGGGTTCGGGTACGACCCGGGGACGGGGTTGGTGAATCAGAGTATCGATACGTCGTATGTGGGTGGGTATGTGCGGGAGGCGGATCGGCGGATCACCCGGAATGCTGTGGGTGGGATTGTGAAGATCGCGAGCACGAGTGAGCGGGCAGGGGTCGCGGCGGACACGCAGTGTTTCGGTTATGACGGGTTGCAGCAGCTGACCGAGGCGTGGACGCCCGCTAGTGGGGACTGCGGGGCGAGTCCGAGTGTGGCGGGGTTGGGGGGTCCAGCCGCGTATTGGACGAGTTATGGGGTGGACGCGGCGACGGGGAACCGGACCTCGACCACGACCCACACCGCGGGTGGGGATACCACCACCGCCTACGTTTATCCGGCGGCGGGTGGGGTGCGTCCGCATGCGGCTACGGTGATCGGTGCTGGTGAGTACGCCTATGATGCGTCCGGGAACACGGTGGCCCGTCCGGGGCAGGCTCTGTCGTGGGATGAGTCGGGGAAGCTGTCTACCGTTACCACTGAGGAGGGTGTGCAGTCGCGGGTGTATGACGCGGAGGGGAATGTGTTGTTGCAGACGGGTCCGGAGGTGGGGGTGGGTTCTAACAGTGGTCGCAACACTTGA
- a CDS encoding DNRLRE domain-containing protein, whose product MTVTGARLVESAETGALEAHPAEGEPVLAATPLWWDSSHEAASEESPGGSEPRAVASSVSGAESVLDIGAITDGDVTYPLYVDPDWSGYLQYDWYTDRAYPNQSYLNPPENSAGYGVQGGVGYLSRAFYRFDTSFLAGKAIQNARFNVVQTWANSCASTWMQLWQYGPSGVGFTWNSDPGQWVRAIDGQAYNVGGPCQRDPQWVGFSATVAIQDAAAAGLPYQTLALRAENEGSSLTGKHYRWDAQLIVTYNSRPNTPAAPAFTAPARSCSTDANNPVYVYGGAPVTIGVTVTDPDPQNTAAIFTITRLSNGVQDVPGTAFQAQGANLTYTIPANCLVDGEKYAWSAVGFDTINYSAASPRCYFVADSTKPALPTVSVDAVGATVGSPLDVVVTAAEPAIAGYQVWWTNGGRPVMSPAAPVTSYTSALPDCGLGQAGAVRVVCADPSGRTTIRVAPVEDLSTLWVAAYDRAGNVSYDSVSKASAAGLEVRAELPDLSTGHVWSADDVDAMTLTDRVGAASIPVGGNAGWASADGEDPQLRFLGMVSLNGYAKPGGGHATEKDAASLPGFVLESTIGQLARYGSGAVQPSGTQVLYACAYGAGNMLSRAANCDGAGPTGRPLGYVWASASALPAGYTAVEIFRCRVGNDYFTTTTSACPSGAVNEGSRGFLAKYQPTATAPGVVDTTKSFTVSARVKTSGQTEAQAVVSGSGVSDSGFSLQAGMNWQFCLRAQGPTAVTKCVTGPAVSTTPGFVTVSGVWDAVNRQLGIVVYADDVLTVNRVFFSLPVDDVPALGAVVVGSALTGGIPTQFFDGAVADVSVYPAALPDSTLRQRPVPQP is encoded by the coding sequence TTGACGGTCACGGGTGCGCGCCTGGTCGAGTCGGCCGAGACGGGAGCGTTGGAGGCGCATCCTGCCGAGGGTGAGCCGGTTCTGGCGGCGACGCCGCTGTGGTGGGACTCGTCGCACGAGGCGGCGAGCGAGGAGAGTCCGGGGGGTTCGGAGCCGCGTGCGGTTGCCAGTTCCGTGTCGGGTGCGGAGTCGGTTCTTGACATTGGTGCGATCACGGATGGTGATGTGACGTATCCGTTGTATGTGGACCCGGATTGGAGTGGCTATTTGCAGTACGACTGGTATACGGATCGTGCGTATCCGAATCAGTCTTACTTGAATCCGCCGGAGAACAGCGCCGGCTACGGGGTCCAGGGCGGTGTCGGCTACCTCTCTCGGGCGTTCTACCGGTTCGATACGAGTTTCCTTGCCGGGAAGGCGATTCAGAACGCTCGTTTCAATGTCGTTCAGACGTGGGCGAACAGTTGTGCGAGCACGTGGATGCAGTTGTGGCAGTACGGGCCCTCCGGTGTCGGCTTCACCTGGAATTCCGACCCGGGGCAGTGGGTGCGGGCGATCGACGGGCAGGCTTACAACGTCGGTGGTCCGTGCCAGCGGGACCCGCAGTGGGTGGGTTTCTCGGCCACTGTCGCGATTCAGGATGCTGCTGCCGCGGGGCTCCCGTATCAGACTCTCGCGCTGCGGGCGGAGAATGAGGGCAGCTCCCTCACCGGTAAACATTACCGGTGGGATGCCCAGTTGATCGTGACGTACAACTCACGCCCGAACACGCCAGCCGCTCCTGCGTTCACGGCTCCCGCACGGTCCTGCAGCACGGATGCGAACAATCCGGTCTATGTTTACGGTGGCGCGCCGGTGACGATCGGGGTCACGGTGACGGACCCGGACCCGCAGAACACGGCGGCGATCTTCACGATCACGCGGCTGTCCAATGGGGTGCAGGATGTCCCGGGGACGGCTTTCCAGGCTCAGGGCGCGAACCTGACGTACACGATCCCGGCGAACTGTTTGGTGGACGGGGAGAAATACGCGTGGTCGGCGGTGGGCTTCGACACGATCAACTATTCGGCTGCTTCCCCGAGGTGCTATTTCGTGGCGGATTCCACGAAACCGGCACTGCCGACGGTGAGCGTGGATGCGGTGGGCGCGACGGTCGGCAGCCCGCTCGATGTGGTGGTCACTGCTGCGGAACCCGCCATCGCCGGGTATCAGGTGTGGTGGACCAACGGCGGTAGGCCGGTGATGAGCCCTGCCGCGCCGGTGACCAGTTACACGTCGGCGTTGCCGGATTGTGGGCTGGGACAGGCGGGCGCGGTGCGTGTTGTCTGTGCGGATCCGTCGGGACGGACGACGATTCGGGTCGCTCCGGTCGAGGACCTCTCGACGTTGTGGGTTGCCGCATACGACAGGGCGGGGAACGTTTCGTACGATTCGGTGTCGAAGGCGTCCGCGGCGGGGCTGGAGGTTCGGGCGGAACTGCCGGATCTGTCGACCGGTCACGTCTGGAGTGCGGATGATGTGGATGCGATGACCTTGACGGACCGGGTCGGAGCGGCGTCGATTCCGGTCGGCGGGAATGCCGGGTGGGCGAGTGCGGACGGTGAGGACCCACAGCTGAGGTTCCTCGGCATGGTTTCGCTGAACGGTTATGCGAAGCCGGGTGGGGGGCACGCAACAGAGAAGGACGCTGCTTCCCTGCCGGGGTTCGTCCTTGAGTCCACCATCGGGCAGCTTGCCCGGTACGGTTCCGGTGCTGTGCAGCCGTCCGGGACGCAGGTGCTGTATGCGTGCGCGTATGGGGCGGGGAACATGCTCTCCCGCGCCGCGAACTGCGACGGCGCTGGTCCAACGGGGCGGCCTCTCGGGTATGTGTGGGCCTCGGCCTCGGCGCTGCCGGCCGGGTACACGGCGGTGGAGATCTTCCGCTGCCGGGTGGGGAACGACTACTTCACGACAACGACTTCTGCCTGTCCTTCTGGGGCGGTGAACGAGGGCTCGCGGGGGTTCCTGGCGAAGTATCAGCCGACGGCCACCGCTCCGGGTGTGGTGGACACGACGAAATCGTTCACGGTCTCGGCGCGGGTGAAGACGTCGGGGCAGACGGAGGCGCAGGCGGTTGTCTCGGGGAGCGGGGTGAGTGATTCAGGGTTCTCTTTGCAGGCGGGAATGAATTGGCAGTTCTGTCTGCGCGCCCAGGGCCCCACGGCGGTGACGAAGTGCGTGACGGGACCGGCGGTTTCGACCACACCGGGTTTCGTGACGGTTTCGGGTGTCTGGGATGCGGTGAATCGGCAGTTGGGGATTGTGGTTTACGCGGATGATGTCCTCACTGTGAACCGGGTGTTCTTCTCGCTTCCGGTGGATGATGTTCCGGCTTTGGGCGCTGTCGTGGTCGGCTCGGCTCTCACCGGTGGGATTCCGACGCAGTTCTTCGATGGCGCTGTCGCAGATGTCTCTGTGTATCCGGCTGCGTTGCCGGATTCGACGTTGCGTCAGCGTCCTGTCCCCCAACCGTGA
- a CDS encoding glutaredoxin family protein: MTDHFDRITMFGADWCRDCIRSKALLDRVGADYEYIDLVAHPEEADRAQAISGRTNIPVIAFPDGHHLVEPTDPELLAALEG, encoded by the coding sequence ATGACCGACCACTTCGACAGAATCACCATGTTCGGCGCCGACTGGTGCCGGGACTGCATCCGCTCCAAAGCCCTGCTCGACCGCGTCGGAGCCGACTACGAGTACATCGACCTCGTGGCGCATCCGGAGGAGGCCGATCGCGCCCAGGCGATCAGCGGCCGCACCAACATTCCGGTGATCGCGTTCCCCGACGGCCACCACCTGGTCGAGCCGACCGACCCGGAGCTGCTGGCCGCACTGGAGGGCTGA
- a CDS encoding chymotrypsin family serine protease — translation MSHRILRRVGAGIALSALALSGSLVDLPASADTNQEFPTTGPAFETEATALLPLEGLVSVGRDAQGKLVVARAADAPTATVAAIDGLQARYSNVVERVSETARPFATTDVVGGAGYMIDTANGLTACSLGFSAWTPGGGPAVITAGHCAEEATGSPLRTLPSAEPAAGGQGTRGCPPWAISVSRSSAARAALRASPETRTA, via the coding sequence ATGAGTCACCGCATCCTCCGCCGTGTCGGGGCGGGCATCGCCCTCTCGGCGCTGGCCCTCTCCGGTTCGCTCGTCGACCTGCCGGCCTCCGCCGACACGAACCAGGAGTTCCCCACCACCGGCCCCGCCTTCGAGACAGAGGCGACCGCCCTGCTCCCCCTCGAGGGGCTGGTGTCCGTCGGGCGTGATGCGCAGGGCAAGCTCGTCGTGGCACGCGCAGCGGACGCCCCCACGGCCACGGTGGCGGCGATCGACGGGCTGCAAGCGCGCTACAGCAACGTGGTCGAGCGTGTGAGCGAGACCGCCCGGCCGTTCGCGACCACGGATGTCGTCGGCGGAGCAGGCTACATGATCGACACCGCGAACGGCCTCACAGCCTGCTCCCTCGGTTTCAGCGCCTGGACTCCGGGAGGAGGCCCGGCCGTCATCACCGCCGGGCACTGCGCCGAAGAAGCCACCGGATCGCCCCTGCGGACCCTGCCCTCGGCCGAGCCTGCTGCCGGGGGCCAGGGTACCAGAGGATGTCCGCCCTGGGCGATATCGGTTTCGCGCAGTTCGGCGGCGCGGGCGGCTCTGCGGGCTTCACCGGAGACCCGGACAGCATAG